Genomic DNA from Pigmentiphaga litoralis:
ATGGTCTCCGATGTCGCCAAGTGGAAGACCGTCATCCAGCGCGCCAACCTTCCGATCAACTGAACGAGGCTTCTTCATGAGAACAGTCGCTGTACGAAACATCCCGCGCGGTCCGGCAGACGCCATCCAGGCGCTCGGCGTAGCGGGGGTCGCCACCGTGCACGAAGCCATGGGCCGATCGGGCCTGATGGCGCCCTACCTGCGGCCGATCTATGCCGGCGCCAGCATTGCCGGATCCGCTGTCACGGTGCTGGTCGCCCCTGGCGACAACTGGATGCTGCACGTCGCGATCGAACTGTGCCAACCCGGCGACGTATTGGTCGTTGGCGTGATGTGCGAGAACACCGACGGCATGATCGGCGACCTGATCTCGACGGCCCTGCAGGCGCGGGGCGTGCGGGGCGTGGTGATCGATGCCGGCTGCCGCGACGTCAAGACCCTGACCGAGATGGGCTTTCCGGTCTGGTCGCGTGCCATCTCGGCGCGGGGCACGGTCAAGACGGTCGTTGGCAACGTCAACCTTCCGGTCGTGTGCGCCGGTGCGATGGTCAATCCGGGTGACGCGGTGATCGCGGATGACGATGGCGTCGTGGTGGTGCCCCGGCTGGACATCGAACGGATTGCCGGACTGGCTCGCCAACGCACTGACAAAGAAGACCGCTCACGGCCGCGTTATGCCGCGGGTGAACTCTCGCTGGACGTGGCGGGCATGCGCGCGGGGCTGGAAGCCGCGGGCCTGGTCTACGTCGACAGCGCCGACGACCTGTGATGCCTGCCATGCAAGGGCTTCGAAGCGCGCCTTGGCCGGCCGCCGCGGGCCTCCCCTTTTCATTCCATTGAAGACACCGACTCCATGACCTCCTCTCAACCGCTTCCCCTGAAAATCGCCATTGCCACCTACGGT
This window encodes:
- a CDS encoding 4-carboxy-4-hydroxy-2-oxoadipate aldolase/oxaloacetate decarboxylase, whose protein sequence is MRTVAVRNIPRGPADAIQALGVAGVATVHEAMGRSGLMAPYLRPIYAGASIAGSAVTVLVAPGDNWMLHVAIELCQPGDVLVVGVMCENTDGMIGDLISTALQARGVRGVVIDAGCRDVKTLTEMGFPVWSRAISARGTVKTVVGNVNLPVVCAGAMVNPGDAVIADDDGVVVVPRLDIERIAGLARQRTDKEDRSRPRYAAGELSLDVAGMRAGLEAAGLVYVDSADDL